One Azoarcus sp. DN11 DNA segment encodes these proteins:
- a CDS encoding glycoside hydrolase family 5 protein encodes MDLVSPELRGVNLGSWLLLERWMVPSLFEGLAATDETSFCAELGPAAAERLRAHWNRWITREDFAWIAERGLNAVRIPFGHWIFGPDYPYHRAYGANPYPFVEGGIDVLDRAMDWAAGFGLRVMLDLHAAPGCQNGFDNGGILNVCEWHTQAEYREHTLLVLERMARRYRDHPALYAIECLNEPRWDVPTDYLKDFYAEAYARIRRHCPAERVAVVFHDGFRSFREYVDFMRAPAYRNVMFDLHRYQCFDRRDIDADIFAHMAKAGGEWRDEADAIITGLGLPAICGEWSLGLDLRVVSLWAEGPFNHALEHMDAFEQDVANRGYASAQLLAFEKYLGWFFWSYKTETTPAWCFRDGVERGWLPSQYGWLASEFG; translated from the coding sequence ATGGATCTGGTGAGTCCGGAACTGCGCGGCGTCAATCTCGGGAGCTGGTTGTTGCTGGAGCGGTGGATGGTGCCCAGCCTCTTCGAGGGCCTGGCCGCGACCGACGAGACGAGCTTCTGCGCCGAACTGGGGCCGGCCGCCGCCGAACGCCTGCGCGCGCACTGGAACCGCTGGATCACGCGCGAGGATTTCGCGTGGATCGCCGAGCGCGGGCTCAACGCGGTGCGCATTCCGTTCGGGCACTGGATCTTCGGCCCGGACTATCCCTACCACCGCGCCTACGGCGCGAACCCGTATCCCTTCGTCGAAGGCGGCATCGACGTGCTCGACCGCGCGATGGACTGGGCCGCCGGGTTCGGCCTGCGCGTGATGCTGGACCTGCACGCGGCGCCCGGCTGCCAGAACGGCTTCGACAACGGCGGCATCCTCAACGTGTGCGAGTGGCACACGCAGGCGGAGTACCGCGAGCACACGCTGTTGGTGCTCGAACGCATGGCGCGGCGCTACCGCGATCATCCCGCGCTGTACGCGATCGAATGCCTCAACGAGCCGCGCTGGGACGTGCCGACCGATTACCTCAAGGACTTCTACGCCGAGGCCTACGCGCGCATCCGCCGGCACTGCCCGGCCGAGCGTGTCGCCGTGGTGTTCCACGACGGTTTCCGCTCCTTCCGCGAGTATGTCGACTTCATGCGGGCGCCGGCCTACCGCAACGTGATGTTCGACCTGCACCGCTACCAGTGCTTCGACCGCCGGGACATCGACGCGGACATCTTTGCCCACATGGCGAAGGCCGGCGGCGAGTGGCGCGACGAGGCCGACGCGATCATCACCGGGCTGGGGCTGCCGGCGATCTGCGGCGAATGGAGCCTGGGGCTGGACCTGCGCGTCGTGTCGCTGTGGGCGGAGGGGCCGTTCAATCACGCCCTGGAGCACATGGACGCGTTCGAGCAGGACGTCGCGAACCGCGGCTACGCGTCGGCACAGCTCCTGGCGTTCGAGAAGTACCTGGGCTGGTTCTTCTGGAGCTACAAGACCGAGACCACGCCGGCGTGGTGCTTCCGCGACGGCGTCGAACGCGGCTGGCTGCCCTCGCAGTACGGCTGGCTAGCGTCCGAGTTCGGCTGA
- a CDS encoding alpha-glucosidase, with the protein MDSRWWQHAVVYQIYPRSFMDTDGDGIGDLPGILARLDYLAWLGVDVLWLCPIYRSPNDDNGYDISDYCAIMDEFGTMADFDRLLAAAHRRGLRVILDLVINHTSDAHPWFVESRASRDNPKRDWYIWRDGRRDDNDGPPNNWESIFRGPAWEYDAATDQWYLHLFTRRQPDLNWDNAAVRAAIHAMMRWWLDKGVDGFRIDAITHIRKAPGLPDMPNPQGLAQVAAYPYHMNVAGILDDLDELCRETLAGRDAMTVGEANGIGPDAAEEWVGAARGRLSMILQFEHWHLWSNAPRAALDVRALKGILGRWQTALHGRGWNALYLENHDLPRVVSRWGDPQHHPRESATALATMYFLMEGTPFLYQGQELGLANAEFAHLDDFRDRFAHNRIAEMRAAEMDDDAILDEMRRTGRDTSRTPMPWDDSPQGGFTTGTPWLAVHQDYARMNVARQQADPDSVLHHYRALIALRHREPALLHGRYAALAPRSTRLYAYTRGEGDERIAVICNLTGHPATFRHAGFALDSGDLLLANRTVAAHGPRHTLSLAPWEARVYRVAPAT; encoded by the coding sequence ATGGACAGCAGATGGTGGCAGCACGCAGTCGTCTACCAGATCTACCCGCGCAGCTTCATGGACACCGATGGCGACGGCATCGGCGACCTGCCGGGCATCCTCGCACGCCTCGACTACCTCGCGTGGCTGGGCGTGGACGTGCTGTGGCTGTGCCCGATCTACCGCTCGCCCAACGACGACAACGGCTACGACATCTCGGACTACTGCGCGATCATGGACGAGTTCGGCACGATGGCCGACTTCGACCGCCTGCTCGCGGCAGCGCATCGCCGCGGCCTGCGCGTGATCCTCGACCTCGTCATCAACCACACCAGCGACGCGCACCCGTGGTTCGTCGAATCGCGCGCCTCGCGCGACAACCCGAAGCGCGACTGGTACATCTGGCGCGACGGCCGCCGCGATGACAATGACGGCCCGCCGAACAACTGGGAAAGCATCTTCCGCGGTCCGGCGTGGGAATACGACGCCGCGACGGACCAGTGGTACCTGCACCTTTTCACCCGCCGCCAGCCCGACCTCAACTGGGACAACGCCGCCGTGCGCGCGGCGATCCACGCAATGATGCGCTGGTGGCTGGACAAGGGCGTCGACGGCTTCCGCATCGACGCGATCACGCACATCCGCAAGGCGCCGGGGCTGCCCGACATGCCCAACCCGCAGGGCCTCGCGCAGGTCGCCGCCTACCCGTACCACATGAACGTCGCCGGCATCCTCGACGACCTCGACGAGTTGTGCCGCGAAACGCTCGCCGGGCGCGACGCGATGACCGTCGGCGAGGCCAATGGCATCGGCCCCGACGCGGCCGAGGAATGGGTCGGCGCGGCGCGCGGCCGGCTGTCGATGATCCTGCAGTTCGAGCACTGGCACCTGTGGTCGAACGCCCCGCGCGCCGCGCTCGACGTGCGAGCCCTGAAAGGCATCCTCGGCCGCTGGCAGACCGCCCTGCACGGGCGCGGCTGGAACGCGCTGTACCTCGAGAATCACGACCTGCCGCGCGTCGTCTCGCGCTGGGGCGACCCGCAGCACCACCCGCGCGAGAGCGCGACCGCGCTCGCGACGATGTACTTCCTGATGGAAGGCACGCCCTTCCTCTACCAGGGCCAGGAACTGGGCCTCGCGAACGCCGAATTCGCCCATCTCGACGACTTCCGCGACCGCTTCGCGCACAACCGTATCGCCGAAATGCGCGCCGCGGAAATGGACGACGACGCGATCCTCGACGAAATGCGCCGCACCGGCCGCGACACCTCACGCACACCGATGCCTTGGGACGACAGCCCGCAGGGCGGCTTCACGACCGGAACGCCGTGGCTCGCCGTGCATCAGGACTACGCACGGATGAACGTCGCCCGCCAGCAGGCCGACCCGGACTCGGTGCTGCACCACTACCGCGCCCTGATCGCGCTGCGCCACCGCGAGCCGGCGCTGCTCCACGGCCGCTACGCCGCGCTCGCGCCGCGCAGCACGCGCCTCTACGCCTACACCCGCGGCGAAGGCGATGAACGCATCGCCGTGATCTGCAACCTCACCGGTCACCCCGCCACCTTCCGCCACGCGGGCTTCGCGCTCGACTCGGGCGACCTGCTGCTCGCGAACCGCACCGTCGCCGCGCACGGCCCGCGCCACACGCTGAGCCTCGCGCCGTGGGAGGCGCGCGTCTATCGCGTCGCGCCTGCGACCTGA
- the rmuC gene encoding DNA recombination protein RmuC, whose protein sequence is MGSGSAGVLLWVVAVLGGVVAGALLVWLLLRGRAGEAAAAAIEQGRAEVRVELAAALERARALEQERAQTLAQFEALRREAGGWRDALDAARDERAQLAERASRVVGLEQQLAATAVHLSEARSQFADLRESAGRLNSQQGAELKAEREVLAALRGDLQAERTLREQAETLANRLTAELAELNTRFEAERRAADDKLALLMAARESLTDQFKSLANDILEEKAKRFTEQNQTNLGQLLDPLRVKLQEFQGKVEQVYVQEGKDRSALAEQVRQLMELNHALSQDAKNLTRALKGSSKAQGNWGELILERVLEASGLRKGEEYDVQESHTRDDGSRAQPDVVIHLPEDRHLVVDAKVSLTAYEDYVSTEDEGGRSAAAKRHLDSVRAHIKGLSERNYQHLYGLKSLDFVLMFVPVEPAFMLAVTHDRELFMDAWQKNVLLVSPSTLLFVVRTVAHLWRQEAQNRNAQDIARRGAELYDKLVGFVEDLESLGNRLEQAQKAYHTAHNKLASGRGNVIRQAEMLKQLGVKPAKELPAGIVEAAEDGEVGARAALQVAGATR, encoded by the coding sequence ATGGGAAGCGGATCGGCAGGCGTGTTGCTATGGGTGGTGGCGGTGCTGGGCGGGGTGGTTGCCGGGGCGCTGCTCGTATGGCTGCTGCTGCGCGGGCGCGCGGGCGAGGCCGCGGCGGCGGCAATCGAGCAGGGGCGCGCGGAGGTGCGCGTCGAGCTCGCGGCGGCGCTCGAGCGGGCGCGGGCGCTGGAGCAGGAGCGCGCGCAGACGCTGGCGCAGTTCGAGGCGCTGCGGCGCGAGGCCGGCGGGTGGCGCGACGCGCTCGACGCCGCGCGTGACGAACGGGCGCAGCTTGCCGAGCGCGCGTCGCGCGTCGTCGGGCTGGAGCAGCAGCTCGCCGCGACGGCCGTGCATCTGAGCGAGGCGCGCAGCCAGTTCGCCGACCTGCGGGAGAGCGCCGGGCGCCTCAACTCGCAGCAGGGCGCCGAGCTGAAGGCCGAGCGCGAGGTGCTCGCGGCGCTGCGCGGCGACCTGCAGGCCGAGCGGACGCTGCGCGAGCAGGCGGAGACGCTGGCGAACCGCCTCACCGCGGAACTCGCGGAACTGAACACGCGCTTCGAGGCCGAGCGGCGCGCCGCCGACGACAAGCTCGCGCTGCTGATGGCGGCGCGCGAGAGCCTCACGGACCAGTTCAAGAGCCTCGCCAACGACATCCTCGAGGAGAAGGCGAAGCGCTTCACCGAGCAGAACCAGACCAACCTCGGCCAGCTTCTCGATCCATTGCGCGTGAAGCTGCAGGAATTCCAGGGCAAGGTCGAGCAGGTCTATGTGCAGGAAGGCAAGGACCGCAGCGCGCTCGCCGAGCAGGTGCGCCAGCTGATGGAGCTCAACCACGCGCTGAGCCAGGACGCGAAGAACCTCACGCGTGCGCTGAAGGGGTCGAGCAAGGCGCAGGGCAACTGGGGCGAGCTGATCCTCGAGCGCGTGCTGGAGGCCTCGGGCCTGCGAAAGGGCGAGGAATACGACGTGCAGGAGAGCCACACGCGTGACGACGGTTCGCGCGCGCAGCCGGACGTCGTGATCCATCTGCCGGAAGACCGCCACCTCGTCGTCGACGCGAAGGTGTCGCTGACCGCCTACGAGGACTACGTGAGCACCGAGGACGAAGGCGGGCGCAGCGCCGCGGCGAAGCGCCACCTCGATTCGGTGCGCGCGCACATCAAGGGCCTGTCGGAGCGCAACTACCAGCACCTGTACGGCCTGAAATCGCTCGACTTCGTGCTGATGTTCGTGCCGGTGGAGCCCGCCTTCATGCTCGCGGTGACGCACGACCGCGAGCTCTTCATGGATGCGTGGCAGAAGAACGTGCTGCTCGTGAGCCCGTCGACGCTGCTCTTCGTCGTGCGCACGGTCGCGCACCTGTGGCGCCAGGAGGCGCAGAACCGCAACGCGCAGGACATCGCGAGGCGCGGCGCGGAGCTCTACGACAAGCTCGTCGGCTTCGTCGAGGACCTGGAGTCGCTGGGCAATCGCCTCGAGCAGGCGCAGAAGGCCTATCACACCGCGCACAACAAGCTCGCGAGCGGGCGCGGCAACGTGATCCGGCAGGCGGAGATGCTGAAGCAGCTGGGCGTGAAGCCGGCGAAGGAGTTGCCGGCGGGGATCGTGGAGGCGGCGGAGGACGGGGAGGTCGGTGCGCGGGCCGCGCTTCAGGTCGCAGGCGCGACGCGATAG
- a CDS encoding ABC transporter ATP-binding protein/permease, translated as MRRAPATALPGPDPTERHDWQTIKSLFPYIWAYKVRVLFALSCLVAAKGANVTVPLVFKQLIDRLSLTTEQAFIVVPAALLLAYGVLRFSTSLFTELREIVFARVTQQAVREIALRLFRHLHALSLRFHLERQTGGLTRDIERGTRSIGSLISYTLYSILPTLIEIGLVIGILLVQYDAVFALITLATLVLYIFFTIQVTNWRTVLRRQANELDSAANARAIDSLLNFETVKYFNNEEYEARRYDEQMRKWTDAQVTNQMSLSALNTGQAAIIAVGVTAMMWQAASRVAAGAMTIGDIVLVNAFLIQLYIPLNFLGVLYRELRQALTDIERMFGLMEEHREVADAPGAVALPAGPANLRFEHVGFAYDPKRAILHDVDFEIPAGRTVAVVGHSGSGKSTLARLLFRFYDVQGGAIRVNGQDLRALTQASLRQAIGIVPQDTVLFNDTLYYNIRYGRPDASRAEVEAAARAAQLTDFIARLPEGWETRVGERGLKLSGGEKQRVAIARALLKNPAILIFDEATSALDSQTEKAIQAQLDLAAEGRTALVIAHRLSTIMNADEIIVLDQGRIVERGTHAELLARDGDYARMWALQQQEGEEAQLAD; from the coding sequence ATGAGACGCGCACCCGCCACCGCCCTGCCCGGGCCCGACCCCACCGAACGCCACGACTGGCAGACGATCAAGAGCCTGTTCCCCTACATCTGGGCCTACAAGGTCCGCGTGCTGTTCGCGCTGTCCTGCCTCGTCGCCGCGAAGGGCGCGAACGTCACGGTGCCGCTCGTCTTCAAGCAGCTCATCGACCGGCTGTCGCTGACGACCGAACAGGCCTTCATCGTCGTGCCCGCCGCGCTGCTGCTCGCCTACGGCGTGCTGCGCTTCTCCACGTCCCTCTTCACCGAGCTGCGCGAAATCGTCTTCGCGCGCGTCACACAGCAGGCGGTGCGCGAGATCGCGTTGCGCCTGTTCCGCCACCTGCACGCGCTGTCGCTGCGCTTCCACCTCGAACGCCAGACCGGCGGGCTCACGCGCGACATCGAACGCGGCACGCGCTCGATCGGCTCGCTGATCAGCTACACGCTGTACTCCATCCTGCCGACGCTGATCGAGATCGGGCTGGTGATCGGCATCCTGCTGGTGCAGTACGACGCCGTGTTCGCGCTGATCACGCTCGCGACGCTCGTGCTCTACATCTTCTTCACGATCCAAGTCACCAACTGGCGCACGGTCCTGCGCCGCCAGGCCAACGAACTCGACTCGGCCGCGAACGCGCGCGCGATCGACAGCCTGCTCAACTTCGAGACGGTGAAGTACTTCAACAACGAGGAGTACGAGGCCCGCCGCTACGACGAGCAGATGCGCAAATGGACCGACGCGCAGGTCACCAACCAGATGTCGCTGTCGGCGCTCAACACCGGCCAGGCGGCGATCATCGCGGTCGGCGTCACCGCGATGATGTGGCAGGCCGCGAGCCGCGTCGCCGCCGGCGCGATGACGATCGGCGACATCGTGCTGGTCAACGCCTTCCTGATCCAGCTCTACATCCCGCTCAACTTCCTCGGCGTGCTGTACCGCGAACTGCGCCAGGCGCTCACCGACATCGAGCGCATGTTCGGCCTGATGGAGGAGCATCGCGAAGTCGCCGACGCCCCCGGCGCGGTCGCGCTGCCTGCCGGGCCCGCGAACCTGCGCTTCGAGCATGTCGGCTTCGCCTACGATCCCAAGCGCGCGATCCTGCACGACGTCGACTTCGAGATCCCCGCCGGCCGCACCGTCGCCGTGGTCGGCCACTCGGGCTCGGGCAAGTCGACCCTCGCGCGCCTGCTGTTCCGCTTCTACGACGTGCAGGGCGGCGCGATCCGCGTGAATGGCCAGGATCTGCGGGCGCTCACGCAGGCGAGCCTGCGCCAGGCGATCGGCATCGTGCCGCAGGACACCGTGCTCTTCAACGACACGCTCTACTACAACATCCGGTACGGCCGCCCCGACGCGAGTCGCGCCGAGGTCGAGGCCGCCGCGCGCGCCGCGCAGCTCACCGACTTCATCGCGCGCCTGCCCGAAGGCTGGGAGACGCGCGTCGGCGAGCGCGGGCTGAAGCTCTCGGGCGGCGAGAAGCAGCGCGTCGCGATCGCCCGCGCGCTGCTCAAGAACCCCGCGATCCTGATCTTCGACGAGGCCACCTCGGCGCTCGACTCCCAGACCGAGAAGGCGATCCAGGCCCAGCTCGACCTCGCCGCAGAAGGGCGCACCGCGCTCGTGATCGCACACCGGCTGTCGACGATCATGAACGCCGACGAGATCATCGTGCTCGACCAGGGCCGCATCGTCGAGCGCGGCACGCATGCCGAACTGCTCGCGCGCGACGGCGATTACGCACGCATGTGGGCACTGCAGCAGCAGGAAGGCGAGGAAGCGCAGCTGGCCGACTGA
- a CDS encoding cation:proton antiporter — protein MDAHDAPAFLHEVILFLALAGVLIPLLQRRSINPVLGFLAVGMIVGPFGLGQHTDSVPWLRHLTFSRQEDVAIFAEFGVIFLMFMIGLEMSVDRLWAMRRLVFGLGALQVGLSALVIGGIAYAFGNTFESSVVLGFVLSFSSTAVVMQLLTQRREVGTPLGQATFSVLLFQDLAVVPLLVVVSVLGQKSGESVTALMGVAALKGIVTVALIYFIGSRVVRPLFHQIAAVRMSSSFMAVTLLTALGVAVLTRQAGLSMEMGALLAGLLIAETEFRHEVEVTIEPFKGLLMGLFFMSVGMGIDISAILAEPLLLPLSVIGVLAIKALILIVLFRLFGLSWGRAAEGGIMLGQGGEFAFIVIGMALGLGLVSPTVGHFMLLVVGLSMLVTPPLTLLGRKLGDRIDAKLDRPPADTSAPLDQIGGHVIVAGYGRVGQLIGELLSEQGIPHLAVETDARLVKKLRARGAPVHFGDASRPELLRKLHLERAIAVVLTMDHTAAAVHAVKGIRANSPNVRVAARARDEAHAQALREAGASVVIPETLESGLQLAGSVFETLGVPGDVATRLLEQERARRIAVFRPS, from the coding sequence ATGGACGCGCACGACGCTCCCGCCTTCCTCCACGAAGTCATCCTCTTCCTCGCGCTCGCCGGCGTGCTGATCCCGCTGCTGCAGCGGCGCAGCATCAACCCGGTGCTGGGCTTTCTCGCCGTGGGCATGATCGTCGGCCCTTTCGGCCTCGGCCAGCACACCGACAGCGTCCCGTGGCTGCGCCACCTGACGTTCTCGCGCCAGGAAGACGTCGCGATCTTCGCCGAATTCGGCGTGATCTTCCTGATGTTCATGATCGGGCTGGAGATGTCCGTCGACCGCCTGTGGGCGATGCGCCGCCTCGTGTTCGGCCTGGGGGCCCTGCAGGTCGGCCTGTCGGCGCTCGTGATCGGCGGCATCGCCTACGCGTTCGGCAACACCTTCGAGTCGTCGGTCGTGCTGGGATTCGTCCTGTCCTTCTCCTCGACCGCCGTCGTGATGCAGCTCCTCACGCAGCGGCGCGAAGTCGGCACCCCGCTCGGCCAGGCGACCTTCTCGGTGCTGCTGTTCCAGGATCTCGCCGTCGTCCCGCTGCTGGTCGTCGTCAGCGTGCTCGGGCAGAAATCCGGCGAAAGCGTCACGGCGCTGATGGGCGTGGCGGCGCTCAAGGGCATCGTCACGGTGGCCCTGATCTACTTCATCGGCAGCCGCGTCGTGCGCCCGCTCTTCCACCAGATTGCCGCCGTGCGCATGTCGAGCTCGTTCATGGCGGTGACCCTGCTCACGGCGCTGGGCGTCGCGGTGCTGACCCGGCAGGCCGGCCTGTCGATGGAGATGGGCGCGCTGCTCGCGGGCCTGCTGATCGCCGAGACCGAGTTCCGCCACGAAGTCGAGGTCACGATCGAGCCCTTCAAGGGCCTGCTGATGGGCCTCTTCTTCATGTCCGTGGGCATGGGCATCGACATCAGCGCGATCCTCGCCGAACCCCTGCTGCTGCCGCTCTCGGTGATCGGCGTGCTCGCGATCAAGGCGCTGATCCTGATCGTGCTGTTCCGCCTCTTCGGCCTGTCGTGGGGGCGCGCCGCCGAAGGCGGCATCATGCTCGGCCAGGGCGGCGAGTTCGCCTTCATCGTCATCGGCATGGCGCTCGGGCTGGGCCTGGTCAGCCCGACCGTCGGCCACTTCATGCTGCTCGTCGTGGGCCTGTCGATGCTCGTCACGCCGCCGCTCACGCTGCTCGGACGCAAGCTCGGCGACCGCATCGACGCGAAGCTCGACCGCCCGCCCGCGGACACGAGCGCCCCGCTCGACCAGATCGGCGGCCACGTGATCGTCGCCGGCTACGGCCGCGTCGGGCAGCTCATCGGCGAACTGCTGTCCGAACAGGGCATCCCCCACCTCGCCGTCGAAACGGACGCCAGGCTCGTCAAGAAACTGCGCGCGCGCGGTGCGCCGGTGCATTTCGGCGACGCGAGCCGCCCCGAACTGCTGCGCAAGCTGCATCTCGAACGCGCGATCGCCGTCGTGCTGACGATGGACCACACCGCTGCCGCCGTGCACGCCGTGAAAGGCATCCGCGCGAACTCGCCCAACGTCCGCGTTGCCGCCCGCGCACGCGACGAGGCGCACGCGCAGGCCCTGCGCGAAGCCGGCGCCAGCGTCGTGATTCCCGAGACCCTGGAATCGGGGCTGCAGCTTGCCGGCTCCGTGTTCGAAACCCTGGGTGTCCCGGGCGACGTCGCAACCCGGCTGCTCGAGCAGGAACGCGCACGCCGCATCGCCGTGTTCCGCCCGAGCTGA
- a CDS encoding asparaginase, with amino-acid sequence MPTLALIATGGTIAGAAASATDTSGYTAGALGADALLAAVPQLAEVAQIRAEQPFSLDSKDMGPAHWLTLGRRTQALLDDAGIDGIVVTHGTDTLEETAAFLQLTLAGTKPVVLTAAMRPATALSADGPMNLYAAACVAAHPDSAGRGTLVSFGDAIFPALGVRKCATHRLDAFAGATAGAIGRNDPVRYFAPPPATPRAFVALAPDRAELPRVDVLYVGAGTPPELIDLLLAHGARGLVLALPGNGSLPAAWDAPVARTVATGIPVVRASRVGLGAVNRKALDDRLGTLPAGELPASQARVALMLALATGTVATLDRLFDTP; translated from the coding sequence ATGCCCACCCTCGCCCTCATCGCCACCGGCGGCACCATCGCCGGCGCCGCCGCGTCCGCAACCGACACCAGCGGCTACACTGCCGGCGCGCTCGGTGCCGACGCCCTGCTCGCCGCGGTGCCGCAGCTCGCCGAGGTCGCGCAGATCCGCGCCGAGCAGCCCTTCAGCCTCGACAGCAAGGACATGGGCCCGGCCCACTGGCTCACCCTCGGCCGGCGCACGCAGGCGCTCCTCGACGACGCCGGCATCGACGGCATCGTCGTCACGCACGGCACCGACACGCTGGAGGAAACGGCCGCGTTCCTGCAGCTCACGCTCGCCGGCACCAAGCCCGTCGTCCTCACCGCCGCGATGCGCCCCGCGACCGCGCTCTCCGCCGACGGCCCGATGAACCTCTACGCCGCCGCCTGCGTCGCCGCCCACCCCGACAGCGCCGGCCGCGGCACGCTCGTGAGTTTCGGCGACGCGATCTTTCCCGCGCTCGGCGTGCGAAAGTGCGCGACCCACCGCCTCGACGCCTTCGCCGGCGCCACCGCCGGCGCGATCGGCCGCAACGACCCGGTGCGCTACTTCGCCCCGCCGCCGGCCACGCCGCGTGCGTTCGTCGCGCTTGCCCCGGATCGCGCCGAACTGCCGCGCGTGGACGTCCTCTACGTCGGCGCCGGCACCCCGCCGGAGCTCATCGACCTGCTGCTCGCCCACGGCGCGCGCGGCCTCGTCCTCGCGCTGCCCGGCAACGGCAGCCTGCCGGCCGCCTGGGACGCGCCGGTCGCCCGGACCGTCGCCACCGGCATCCCCGTCGTCCGCGCGAGCCGCGTCGGGCTCGGCGCCGTGAACCGCAAGGCGCTCGACGACCGGCTCGGCACCCTCCCCGCCGGCGAACTCCCCGCGTCGCAGGCGCGCGTCGCGCTGATGCTGGCCCTCGCCACCGGCACGGTCGCGACGCTCGACCGGCTGTTCGACACCCCCTGA
- the cysB gene encoding HTH-type transcriptional regulator CysB — MNLQQLRYIHEVARRGLNVSEAAEALFTSQPGVSKQIRQFEAELGVDIFVRHGKRLVDVTQPGRQVLAIAERMLRDADNLRQVGDEFTNEVAGGFSIATTHTQARYVLPRVIRSFMQRFPQVKLSLHQGSPRQVCDMVMSGEADIAIATEAIADYDEMVMLPCYQWNRCIVAAPRHPILKEHPLTLEAIARYPLITYDDAFTGRSLINKAFLGRGLRPNVVLTALDSDVIKTYVAMDLGIGIVARMAYDAATDRGLGMADAAHLFESSTTRVGLRRNAYLRGYVYAFIELFAPHLTRRMIDVSLAGGGEDYGM; from the coding sequence ATGAACCTCCAGCAGCTGCGGTATATCCACGAAGTGGCGCGTCGCGGGCTGAACGTGTCCGAGGCGGCGGAGGCCCTGTTCACGTCGCAACCGGGAGTATCGAAGCAGATCCGGCAGTTCGAGGCGGAGCTGGGGGTCGACATCTTCGTGCGCCACGGCAAGCGTCTGGTCGATGTGACGCAGCCGGGCCGGCAGGTGCTGGCGATCGCCGAGCGCATGCTGCGCGATGCGGACAACCTGCGCCAGGTCGGGGACGAGTTCACGAACGAGGTCGCGGGGGGCTTCTCGATCGCGACGACCCACACGCAGGCGCGCTACGTGCTGCCGCGCGTGATCCGCAGCTTCATGCAGCGCTTTCCGCAGGTGAAGCTGTCGCTGCACCAGGGCAGCCCGCGCCAGGTATGCGACATGGTGATGTCGGGCGAGGCCGACATCGCGATCGCGACCGAGGCGATCGCCGACTACGACGAGATGGTGATGCTGCCCTGTTACCAGTGGAACCGCTGCATCGTCGCGGCGCCGCGCCATCCGATCCTGAAGGAGCACCCGCTGACGCTGGAGGCGATCGCGCGCTATCCGCTGATCACCTACGACGACGCCTTCACCGGGCGCAGCCTGATCAACAAGGCCTTTCTCGGGCGCGGGCTGCGGCCGAACGTGGTGCTGACGGCGCTCGACTCCGACGTGATCAAGACCTACGTCGCGATGGACCTCGGCATCGGCATCGTCGCGCGCATGGCCTACGATGCGGCGACCGACAGGGGCCTGGGGATGGCCGACGCCGCGCACCTCTTCGAGTCGAGCACGACGCGCGTGGGGCTGCGGCGCAACGCCTACCTGCGCGGTTACGTGTATGCGTTCATCGAGCTGTTCGCGCCGCACCTGACGCGGCGCATGATCGACGTGTCGCTGGCGGGCGGCGGCGAGGATTACGGAATGTAG
- a CDS encoding sulfite exporter TauE/SafE family protein gives MDFAYSVAGFSVGAIVGLTGVGGGSLMTPLLVLLFGIHPSVAVGTDLLYAAITKAGGTLAHSRRGTVDWTVTRRLATGSIPAAALTLVLVGKFAPGGIDGATGLIKVALGIALLLTAVALVFRKQIQGYAAKRFGGQPNPVRTARLTVLTGAVLGVLVSISSVGAGALGVTALFLLYPGMSALRIVGSDIAHAVPLTLVGGIGHWMLGSVDWLLLGSLIIGSLPGIWIGSHISTKVPDRVLRPMLATMLVLVGAKMIGH, from the coding sequence ATGGATTTCGCCTACTCAGTCGCCGGGTTCTCGGTCGGCGCCATCGTCGGATTGACCGGCGTCGGCGGCGGATCGCTGATGACGCCGTTGCTCGTGCTGCTGTTCGGCATCCACCCTTCGGTCGCCGTCGGCACCGACCTGCTCTACGCCGCGATCACCAAGGCCGGCGGCACGCTCGCCCACAGCAGGCGGGGCACGGTCGACTGGACCGTGACAAGACGCCTCGCCACCGGTAGCATCCCCGCCGCTGCACTGACGCTGGTGCTGGTCGGCAAGTTCGCCCCCGGCGGCATCGACGGCGCGACCGGCCTCATCAAGGTGGCGCTGGGGATCGCGCTGCTGCTGACGGCGGTCGCGCTCGTTTTCCGCAAGCAGATCCAGGGCTATGCCGCAAAACGCTTCGGCGGCCAGCCCAATCCGGTGCGCACGGCCCGCCTCACGGTCCTGACCGGTGCGGTCCTGGGCGTGCTGGTGTCGATCTCCTCGGTCGGCGCCGGTGCACTCGGCGTGACCGCGCTGTTCCTGCTGTACCCCGGGATGTCGGCCCTGCGCATCGTCGGCTCCGACATCGCCCATGCGGTGCCGCTGACGCTGGTCGGGGGCATCGGCCACTGGATGCTGGGCAGCGTCGACTGGCTTTTGCTCGGCAGCCTGATCATCGGCTCGCTGCCGGGCATCTGGATCGGCAGCCACATTTCGACGAAGGTGCCCGACCGGGTGCTGCGCCCGATGCTCGCGACGATGCTGGTGCTCGTCGGCGCGAAGATGATCGGACACTGA